GCAAGTCTAACAACTGGAGAGAAGATCTCAGTGAAGTCAATACCTTctttctgagcatatcctttaacCACCAATCTAGCATGATATCATTTTATTTGATCAGTACCATCTCGCTTGATCTTGTAGACCCACTTATTACCAATGGCTTTCCTTCCTTGTGGGAGTGGAACAAGTTCCCAAGTCTTATTTCTATGTAAAGCTTCCATTTCTTCTTGCATTGCTGTCATCCACAGAGAGGCATATGGGCTCTTTATAGCCTCCTGAAAGGTTGATGGCTCTCCATCTTCTGTTAGAAGACAATATGCATCATGGCTTGCCATAACATAGTCTGAGTGCCATGTTGGTTTCCTTGTTTGATGTGTTGATCGTCGAACATCATTGGCCTCATTTGGTTCTTATTCTTCGTGCTCTGATTCTGCTTCAGAagaattttcagatttttctTCTATTTGAACTGTAGTAGTCTCTTTAGAAGTGCTGTCATTTTCTTGATCACTTTGCAGGTCATTTTCTGCAAATATTACATCTCTGCTACTATAACCTTGCGAGCAGTGGGATCCCACAGGCGATACCCCTTAATATCGTCAGCATACCCCAAGAATATGCATTTTCTAGATTTCGGATCCAGTTTTGTTCTTTCTTGAGAATTATACATTACATATGCAGGACACCCAAATACTTTTAGTGAAGAATAATCTGCTGGCTTACCGCTCCATATCTCCATTGGCGTTTTTAATTCAATTGCAGTTGATGGTGACCGATTTATCACATAACAGGCAGTTTTGACTGCTTCTGGCCAGAAAGACTTGGCTAGACCTGCTGTTCTCAACATAACTCTTGTTCTTTCTAGGAGAGTTTTGTTCATCCGCTCTGCTATTCCATTTTGTTGAGGTGTATATGCAACTATAAATTGCCTTTGAATACCCTCTTGCTTGCAAAATGCCAGAAAATTACCATCTGTGTATTCTCCACCATTATCTGTCCTTAAGCATTTGATTCTTTTCCCAATTTCAAGTTCTACTTGTGCCTTGAAGTCTTTGAATAGTGGAAACACATCTGACTTCTTCTTGATTGGGTACACCTATAGTCTCCTGGAGTAATCATCAATGAATGACACAAAATAATTTGCACCTCCTAAGGATATTTCTGGTGATTCCCATACATCAGAATGAATCAACTTTAGAATGTGTTTGCTTCTAGCAGTAGATCTATTAAACTTTAATCTATTCTGCTTGCTTAAAACACATTTCTCACAGAAAGGTAAGCTTACCGATTTGAGTCCAGAAAGCAAATTACGTTCAGCAAGAATCTTCAAACCACGTTCTGACATATGGCCTAGTTTGTAATGCCACATCATCGTTGTTTCTGATTCTTGGCTAACTGCTGCAACTGATGCATCTACTTTCTGCAATGTATCTCCTACAAGCACAAATAGATTAGCTGTGATTTTTTCTGACTTCATCACCACCAGAGCATCTTTTACAACCTTCAAGATCCCATCTACAATATGAGTCTTATATCCGAGGTTATCTAATTGCCCAAGAGACAATAGATTTTTCTTCAAGCCCTTCACATGTCGTACTCCTTCAACTGTTCGAATACTACCATCATACATTTTTAATTTGATAGTACCAACTCCAGCAatttctaaggtattgtaatttcCCATGAACACAGATCCTTTCGAGATAGATTCATAAGTGCAAAACCAGTCTCGTCGTGGAGTCATGTGCCAAGTTGCTCCCGTATCCATTAGCCAAATATTAGTGAGCTATTTTCCACCTTTAGAACTTATTGCTGCTTCGCTGTACAGGATTTCTCCATCATCTAAGGTACTTGCAACACATCCTTGAGAAGTTTTTGCTTTAGGAGCTTTTTCTACAATCTTCTTATAATGCCAACAATCCTTTTTCACATGCCCTCTTTTGCCACAATGGTagcatttaaaatttttcttgctTCATGACTTCGATCTGCTATGGTTTTGACTCCCACTAGAACCACGTTCCATTGATCTCCCTCTCATCATCAATAATGCCTCTGTTTGTTGCGAAGTGAACAATTTATCTTCTTTATTTTTGCGCCTGGACTCCTCTTCCAAAACAACAGCTGCAACATCATTGAAGACTAGATAGTCCGTGAGAATATTATTTGTCAAATTGATGATGAGTTGATCATATGAATCGGGTAGACTTTGAAGTAGAAGCTCTGCACGTTCATTTTCTGCTATATGATATTCCAATGCTGTAAGTTGAGAAAATAACGTATTAAGATTATTGATGTGATCCGTTACTGATGTGGATTCACTCATTCGAAGAGTACAAAGTCTCCTCTTTAAGAAGATCTTGTTGTGAAGTGACTTTGCCTCGTACAATCCGGTGAGCGCATCCCAAATTTCTTTTGCTGTCTTCTTTTCTGCAACACTTGATAAAATTGTATCTGCCATTGCTAGATGTAGATTAGCAATTGCATTGTCATCCATCTCTTTCCATCTGTCATCAGTTATCCCTGTGGGTCTGTCCTCAATTGCCGCTAAACAATTGTCCTTCCTCAAAATTGCCCTTATCTTCAATTTCCAAAGGGAGAAATTACTCCCGTTGAATTTCTCAATCTCATACTTGGCTGCCATGGTATTGACACAGACCTGCTCCCCAACTGAAATCAGTTTACAATATCTACAAcctttggctctgataccactgttGAGGACTGAAGATATATATAAACTGATCTTGTTGTTTGGGTACAGGAAATATATCTGACAACAATAACAGAGTTGAAGAAAAAGATAGAAATAGACACACAATAGAAGAGAATTTCAGTATATGTGGAAGAGATTACAATATGAGAAGACAATATTTTTCTTTAAGATTTTCTCATTACTCACACACTTCACACCTCTCATATATCTTTTACACAAATACAagagttttatatatatatgagttGGTTACGGTGGCTAAAATAACCGACTTATACATCTAATATATCACTCTGTTTATAGCTAATATATCACTTGCTGGACAAAAGAGTATCAGATAAGGAAAGAAGATGTGGGTCCAGACTCAATTTCCACTACCTTCCTTTCACATGCATATACCGCCATACTTCAGTAATTgtaatttatcattattattattttaacacAGAGCCAACAAGTGGATTTACCCTTGACATACTCTTGAGGGTACCTATCAGTTGTTAATTAACTTGAaataattcataaataattaaCAAGAAATCTGGCAGTATAATATTCATGCATAGTAAttaaactcattcaaagtcctttgaGCATTTACCTCTTTGTTCCAATCTGTGCACAAAGTCacccataataaaataaaagtctGCATCACAGTTCCTCCTATCATCCCACCCCATATTCCCTGTTAAATTCACAAATATTCAAAGAAAATTGTGAATATTTTGTAGAAGAAGCTAGGATTAGAACAAGGTATGCTGATTAGAAGAAGGAAACATTCATGCATGAAATATTAACGATGTTAagaagaaattttaaaatataatcattgtatatataataattttttatcataataGATGGTTATTCATTATATATACAATAATTATATAAGAGGTTTTGATTTTACCTTTGCACCAAGATCGAACCTAAACCCAAGAAGACAACCCACAGGAATTCCAACCACATAATAGCATCCCACATTTACATATGCCACAAATGCTTGCCATCCACACCCAACAGCAACCCCTTCACAATTATGAAGTTGTCAATTAGCCGACCAACATATATTGACGATACAAGCCAGCAGTCACATTGCCCATCATATTAGTTGATTCTTTTTACCATATCAGTTAAGCACTTATGGAAACTTGAAGTTCTCGTGCTGAGATACAGGACCTGAGTAGAAGAATTCTTACCGGAGAGGACTGGTTGAACGCCATTAAGTACTAGGGTGACTGCCAAAAAAGGACAAAGTTCTGAGACAGCATTGGCTACAGTTTCTCCACTAGTGAAAGCATAGCTAATTACATCGCGTAGAGCAAGCACAATCACAGCTTCTATAACTGCTATTATGGAGGAAACCAGAGTCACCATCACAACTGAGAATGCTGCTGACTTGGGATTCCCTGCTCCTAATTCATTGCTAACTCTGACACTGTAATTCAATCATTGAAATAATTAACAATGCTCACGTAATTTCTCATGAAACTAGTATTTTgatttcataaatcaatcaatttGAGAGTTATTTTATTGGGTAAAAATCCAATAATCCTACTCGTAATACCCGATCGAGTTAACTAAAATTATTACCTTGCAGCTGCATTGAATCCGACTGAGACCATGAATAGCAACGCACTTACAGCCGTACTGCAAAAAGAGTATTAATCATCTAGAACATTAAGACACTAATTCCTACGTGTTTATCAATGCATCGTATCGTATTATAttatatgataatttttattattaatatatttaaaaaatatatgatataaaataatttaataatattttcttatttaattatataataaagtatagtaaaataattataaaaataccatttactattttaaatatataaatgattcaaagataattatttaaataaaatattaatttataaataatgttataatatttaaagatatatttcatttattttaattaatgaaagatattttataataaaataatagaatataatttgaaatttaataaattatgtaaaaataaaatagaaatataTAAACTTTAAATTATTCAACCCATAAAATTGGTGGTTTGAAAAAAAAACTATTGTAAAATGATGACCAAAAATCACCATTTTTTCATGACTAATATTCTCAAATAAAGACAGAAATCTTATTTATCATTATGAAACAATGGTAAATCATGATTCAAACAAGGCGAAAAAGTTTTAAtaggtaaattttttttaataaatatcattataatattaagaaaaaaattatttaattattttaaaattttataattaaaatatgttaaatttaattttaaattaatttaatatttttattgacaTATTTAGAAAGAGATTTCTAAGCATCTTTAGTTCTTTGACAAGTTGTTAGAGAAAGCTAGTGTCAGATTTACAACATAGAGGTGTATATGCCTTTCcttaaaatatcattttaaattttataaaaaatatttattattttaatattttaaaattaaaatatgttaaatttatttttaaatttattgtctCATTTTAGTTTGAgataagatatttaaatttaaaaaaaaacctACTTACTTGATTAGCTTTTTGAGTGAAATTAgacttgatttattttttttatatagtatCAAAACCTATCTTATTTTAATATTAGATCACTTacagatatatttatttataaattttacgtttcaaatatttatttttgTACATAAAAAGTGTATTATTTCATATTAGCTTTAAGAGCTAGGGATTGTTCTCTTCTATGTAAATTGGCAACTTAAAAGGGAGAGAAGGGAAAAAAGTGAATGGGAACATaacaaattatatatatgtaaaagaAAAGTATTTTGTTCATATTCTAATCTTCTCGTTGAATCAACTAAATCACAATTACTTCACATAGTTAGAACTGCACAATCTCAATCTTTGTGTGAATATAAAATATTCAATAAATAGctagaaaaagaattgttaattaattagagaaataaaaataaataaaaatttcaaattatggAAAATTCATGATTTGCTAGCTTTATGGTTGTCTTGCCccttttattttgaattgaagtttgatgataaatttttatattatttattcttttttttttcagtgaTTTGAAAAGTGTTGGTTGCTCTTAGTAAATCCATGTtaaatttttcttgaattttattataaataaaattatatatcttATAAAAATGAGGAATTCATGTTTGGAGTTCTATCTGCAGACTAAAATTTcactaatttaattaaaaaaaaaaattacattcttACCATACAGCAAGGGAATCCAAGGCAATCTCAGGGTTCTTGAGCAGACCAGCAATCAACACTAATATCTGAAAGTACCAAGTCTCCAAGCACAGCATTATTGCCGATGCTAGTGATAGTTTCACAAACTCCCAAAGTCCAGAAAAGGCCTGCAAGGTAAAACCATTCCATGTCCGCTTACACCTACTACTTTTTACTATATAAATAAACTGGGCACCAACTATGATCCACCATGACAAGCTTAACACCAATGAAGTGCCTATTAATCCCAAACCCATCTGATACACTGCAAGCCAGGTGAGAAATAAGTGCAGCACAAGAGTAGTTGCTGATATAACAGCAGGTGGGTTCACTATGCTCTGAGCTTGAAGGAATTTTTGTATCGGAAAATTCACAGCATAGGCAAAAACTTGAGGTATTAGACCATAAACAAACACTGCGGCTGCTGCCACCTTGCTTGGCTCTCTTAGTAAGATCAAGATAGGCTCTGAGAAACGGTAAATCATAGTAATTGGTATCCCAGTTATAGTTAGCACAACCGTTGCTCTTTGGAGGTATGTGCCAAGCATTTCATATCTGTGAGCTCCATAAGCTTGACCACATAGAGTTTCCACTGCACTTCCCATCCCCAACTACAAGAACAAACATTAAAGATTAAaccaaatgagaaaaacactgaaCTGATCCATCCGACACAGACATTTATTTGTGTTGATATCCATATTACCATGAGGCCATAGGCAAAGAGTTGGACGCCGCTATTGCCAAGAGAGGCAGCAGCAAGCTCAAGATTACCGAGATGGCCGGCGAAGACTCTGGTGGATAAGGACATCAAATTGTTGATCATGTAAACAAAAACTGTCGGTGCAGCCAGGCGGAAGAGGAGCTTAAGTTCAATCCATGAAGCCAAACGGAGGCGCTTGAAGTACGGCAATTGGTGATCGTTCAGCACCTTTTCGAGCCTGGAGTTCCCTTCAGAATGGGCAGGTGGATCAGGCAGTGACTGTAAAATGGGTTCCTGGAGTTCATCCTGAGACTCCATGAATGGGCTATTGGATGGTGATGGGTAGAAATTAATGGCATTAGGTTAAATATAAAAGATTGAGAAGGATCAGATATATTTAATCTTTGATTTGACTGAAGAGCAAAACAGGCATAATAATGTATACAGAGTTATgttgttttctttcttttttctttcaatCTCCAACCAATTGTCTCAATCAACGTAGTTGCATATCCAAATCAATACGGGGACTcacattatttttttattcttttcaaTTATATATAAGATGGCGTATctttcttatttaaatttaatttattataaatttatatataataaaatttatttattaaatatataaattttatatatttatattttaaatttagataaaaattgTTCGTATTTATATCTTCATATAACTAAGAGTGAATAGAAATTCTCACAGCCACTATTGAATCTTGACTTGAAAGATAACATCTTTATTATAAggagaaaaaatataaaattaaaaaataatataaacctTTCATGTGattaatataaaatcaaataaaataaaaaatattaaaatgaaaataatcaCATGAATTCAAAGTTTCGGTTGaatcaaattaatttaataatgaattgaatcaaattaaattaattttgattatatattatttttaattttttttaaaagagagaaATTGGATTGAAACAACATATtggtaattaaaaaaaatcaaatataaaattttaaacaaaaaaaaaaccataaactCATCTTTTATTTCTTAAAGAAAGTCATGGAAAACGAGAAAATATCGAATTCAAAGAAGAAATCAACAAATAACAGCAAAgattttaggaaaaaaaaaataaaaatgaatttgaTTGAACAATTCATCATCTGCCATCCCCACCTCTGAATTTTGCAGGATTGAgacaaatgaaagaaaatttattgaCGGTTTTCTAATTTCATCATCTTCCATATTAGaaaatttaattgttatttaaaaaggaaaaggaaaggctACAGTAATTCCCAAAGCTAGCTTCCTAAGCTTGTAGATCACTTGATGCTTGTTCGAATGCTTCTTGAAATGTTATCACTGTGCATGTTCCATCTGTTTCCTCGATTCTTTTTTTGCTTTCTTAATCTGAAAAATAATCGATAATTTAACATGCTTTTTTGTCTTATCATGCAGTAATTACTCAAATTTGTGATTAGATTATCCATTAATAAGGCAAACAATGTGATTCACGAGTTGCTTTATCCAAACTATTTGGGCCTGTTCAATCAATGTCACTTAAAGCAGCACTCGTGCATTTTTTTCATTCTTTAGATTCTTGCCAAGTAGGTCACTCATCAAGAATACCACGAGTGTGATGACTTAGTGGTAGGCTCTGAAAGTTGAAGGCATCCAACTATGGTTCGATTTCTTTTATTGGCATTGATGACTTAATATTGTCTCCGCTTATAGTGAATGGGTGAATCAACTACAGGTAGCCCGCTCTTGCGACTTTTGGTGACTCATTGTGACTCGGTAATATATCCTGTAATAGGGGGTTAATAAAAAACTAAAGGAAACCATTTAATTACAGACCCTAACTTAGAGGACAATAACCATCACACTCGAAAAGCTTCTTTCTTTttacaattaaaaataaaaaaagtcacTTGTCAAGAATAACTTTTAATATTAAAGATGTTACTACTCATCATAAAATTTTATCAGAAGAAGCAGAGATAAACACGTATCTATTTTAATAAACACATATCTATTTTAACTTATGCTAACATGTTCAATCAAAATAAATGAAAACTATTAGATATGTTTAAATTTGTAAGTGAAAGATATTATGCGATTGGCTGTTAAGTTTTAGCTAGACATATATTATTTTTaagcaaaataatttttattaaaattaaaagatggCCACAAAAAGGACCACTACCACCCAAAGAAAGCTAGACATATCCTTGCATATAAGATGaggattttaaattattttttcttgCTTTTATTTGGTTATTTAAATGCAAAATTATATATAACTATATGCAATCATTTAgtaaatttatcttttttttctaattttttaaagattttttttatttaaatttaattttttatgaaattaagataCAACATATACGGTGAGATatacctattaaatatataaattttacatatttatatttaatatttataatagattaaatttatataaaaatttggcTTTGTTGAAGCTGTAATTATACTAAAATGGAAGTTTGCAAAATGGTACCTCCTAGCATTCCACACCATGCATATTAATTCCCTGTTTATTTCACAATATAAAAATGATTAGTTGAGATGTATGAATATATAAGAGAAGACGATAGATTTTCTTTTGGGTGTTTGAATAATTTATTAGGCCTAGAATGTCTACCTTTACACGGAAGCCAAAAGTGAAGCCAAGAACGCAACCCAAAGGAATACCAACAAGGCAATGGCATCCCACGTTAATATATGCAATAAATGCTAGCCATCCACATCAAACTGCTACGCCTTCaaaatgatataattttttttttctctgaaagGATCACTATTATTCATGAAGAGGAAAAGCAATACATCTTATCCTTAACAAGAAAATCATCTAACTGGAGAGGATGAACAGAAGTCCATCCAGGGAATAGACAACCCAAACGAACAGTTCTAATTACCCAATCTGCACAAGAGTTTGCACTTCTAGGAACAAAGCAAACAGATAGCAATGGATAGATAAGATGATAACAGAGATCGAATATCATGAATAATAGCCTCTAATTCCCAAGTGATGGGCACTAGAGGAAGCATAATAAACTGAGAAAGCTTTAAGTAATCAGTTTCAATAGAGGCATCAAGAAAACCTTTGCTGGATGCAAAACGCAATGCCTCCCTAAGTGCAAAACCTTAAGCTAAAAGTGCAAAACGCAATGCCTCCCTAAGATATTTAGACAAATTGCCAGAATTTTGCATTTAGAGGAATCTACAAATATCATTCTGAGTCTCCATTGCAGCATTTAAGCTAAAAGTGATGTCCGATTTACTGAAGTTCATACGCTAGCCTGAGGAAGTACTATAAGCATCCAAAAGACCCTTAAGTTGAACCGCCTCATCCAAAGTTGCTCGACCGAATAAATTAGTATCATCCGAGAACAATAAATGGGATAAGATAGGACAATGGCGATTAATTTTGAAACCCATAATTGAATAAGAGGACACGGCCCTTTCCAATATTCGCAATAATACATCAGAGACTAAAAGGAACAAGTATGGAGACATTGGGTCTCCTTGGCGAATACCCTTAGTGGGAGAGAGCAGCAGTTTGAGTTCCATTCACCAAAATAGAATATCTCACAGTATACACACTGGTGAAAATCCAAGAAATCCCAATGCACACTATCATAAGCTTTGTGGACATCAATCTTAATTGCCATAGATCCATACTTACCCCTTCTTCTATTCTTTAAACAATGGAAAGCTTCATGTGCTATCACCACATTGTCTTGAATACATCTATTCGGCACAAAAGTAGATTGGACAGGAGACACAATTCTGTCTAAGCAAGGCCTCAAATGATTTGCCAGGAGCTTCGAAATCACTTTATAATTGAAATTGCACAAGCTAATAGGCCGATATTCTGCAAAATACTGAGGGCAGTTATTTTTTGGAATTAAGGCAATAAGAATGTCATTTGCTGGAGGAAGAACACCATCGCTCAAAAAAACCTCCACCATGTTCACAACATCTTCCTTAATAACCTCCCAATATTTCGGATAAAAAACTCCTTGAAAACCATCTGGTCCAGGGGCCTTATAAGCCCCCAAACTAAACACCACGGATTTTACCTCTTCCTCTGAAACAGGGCGGCATAACTCCAAATCCATCTCTGCAGATACTACTTTAGGAATTAGTTGGAGAATATCATCAGAAGGAGAAATCGGGTTAGCTTCATACAAAGACTGAAAAAAAGAATAAGCTTCCTGTATAATAGAATCACCATTTTGAATCCATTCCCCCTGCCTAGTCTTGATTTTACAAATTTGATTTCTTTTCCGCCTAGAGATGgttgaagagtgaaaaaaatgagtATTCTTGTCCCCATATAACAACCAGTTGAGTCTAGATTTTTGAAACCAGTACAGTTCCTCCATTTGCCACAAGGATTTGATCCGGTTTTTTAACTTAGAGATCTCCTCCGAGTTAGCAGTAGACATAGGGGAAGATAACAAGTGGTCCAGTTGTCTAGAGAGATCCCCTATTCTTTTCTTCGAGTTACCAAAATGGTGCTTACTCCAATTCAATAGAACAGTCTTGCAGGAATTAAGCTTCTCACTGATATTATCTTGAGTGTGAGTTCTCCAAACTTCTTTGATAATATTCTCACATTCACTAGATGTTGGCCATCGAAGATCAAATTGAAAA
The sequence above is a segment of the Hevea brasiliensis isolate MT/VB/25A 57/8 chromosome 11, ASM3005281v1, whole genome shotgun sequence genome. Coding sequences within it:
- the LOC131170714 gene encoding protein DETOXIFICATION 40-like, yielding MESQDELQEPILQSLPDPPAHSEGNSRLEKVLNDHQLPYFKRLRLASWIELKLLFRLAAPTVFVYMINNLMSLSTRVFAGHLGNLELAAASLGNSGVQLFAYGLMLGMGSAVETLCGQAYGAHRYEMLGTYLQRATVVLTITGIPITMIYRFSEPILILLREPSKVAAAAVFVYGLIPQVFAYAVNFPIQKFLQAQSIVNPPAVISATTLVLHLFLTWLAVYQMGLGLIGTSLVLSLSWWIIVGAQFIYIVKSSRCKRTWNGFTLQAFSGLWEFVKLSLASAIMLCLETWYFQILVLIAGLLKNPEIALDSLAVCTAVSALLFMVSVGFNAAASVRVSNELGAGNPKSAAFSVVMVTLVSSIIAVIEAVIVLALRDVISYAFTSGETVANAVSELCPFLAVTLVLNGVQPVLSGVAVGCGWQAFVAYVNVGCYYVVGIPVGCLLGFRFDLGAKGIWGGMIGGTVMQTFILLWVTLCTDWNKEVNAQRTLNEFNYYA